In one Cryptococcus deuterogattii R265 chromosome 9, complete sequence genomic region, the following are encoded:
- a CDS encoding transcription initiation protein SPT3, whose protein sequence is MPSLALPTIQPSQSHTPSPSAPAPSASQQVTSQRTRKRSTPPLEEDSDEEEEEDKRRGTGPSKKKASGVWGWEDMGDYKYMVEIRQMMFVFGEVQTPLPETVKLVEDIVRGQIIEIVTRARLLTHLRSSRFLSAEDLIFLIRDDRGKVNRLRTYLSWKDVRKRAKEEAERAGEDIDLDVDEDKAMKGRKQMVKLPWELLTPFTSFLRSMPGKEEEDEEDDDELQAHEDSMQRLREADEITKKMTKNEYAQYSECRQASFTYRRARRFREFINFSAYLDVRPNDDIVDILGFLAFEMVRSLCVTALDLRERLEKTKTEGGGEAGSTVGPTGTGAQGQDGNKRSSPEPGAILQNKTSSNPPSLFAPPPSARQPLQPCHVLEAFAQIQRAQAANRVGGMGNFRGGVGKKRMALV, encoded by the exons ATGCCATCGCTTGCTCTCCCAACTATCCAACCAAGCCAATCCCACAccccttcaccttctgCTCCCGCGCCATCTGCGTCCCAACAGGTTACATCTCAAAGGACACGCAAACGATCAACGCCACCGCTAGAAGAAGATtcagatgaggaggaagaggaagataaaCGTCGAGGCACAGGCCCAagtaagaagaaggctaGTGGAGTCTGGGGGTGGGAGGATATGGGTGACTACAAGTACATGGTCGAAATCAGGCAGATG ATGTTTGTGTTTGGAGAAGTCCAGACTCCGTTACCAGAGACTGTAAAGCTTGTTGAAGACATTGTTCGTGGACAAATCATTGAGATT GTCACTCGGGCCCGCCTCCTTACCCACCTTCGTTCCTCTCGTTTCTTATCCGCGGAAGATCTCATTTTCCTCATCCGGGATGACCGCGGTAAAGTCAATCGGCTGCGAACTTATCTTTCCTGGAAAGATGTTCGCAAACGtgccaaggaagaggctgagCGCGCTGGAGAAGACATTGACCTcgatgtggatgaagacAAAGCTATGAAAGGCCGAAAGCAGATGGTGAAGCTACCTTGGGAGCTTCTCACTCCATTCACAAGCTTTTTGAGAAGCATGCCAggtaaagaggaagaagatgaagaagatgatgatgaattgCAGGCGCACGAGGATTCTATGCAACGTCTACGA GAAGCCGACGAGATCACCAAGAAAATGACCAAGAACGAATATGCCCAATACAGCGAATGTCGCCAGGCATCATTTACTTACCGCCGCGCCCGTAGATTCCGGGAattcatcaacttctccGCCTACCTCGATGTCCGACCAAACGATGATATCGTTGACATTCTCGGATTCTTGGCCTTCGAGATGGTCAGAAGCTTGTGTGTGACAGCGTTGGATTTGAGGGAAAGGCTGGAGAAGACAAAGACggagggtggaggagaagcgGGGTCGACAGTCGGGCCGACTGGCACGGGTGCGCAAGGACAAGATGGGAACAAACGTTCCTCTCCAGAGCCGGGAGCGATCCTGCAAAACaagacatcttcaaatccgCCATCGTTGTTTGCCCCTCCACCCAGCGCGCGCCAGCCTTTGCAACCATGTCATGTTCTCGAAGCATTTGCCCAGATTCAAAGAGCACAGGCGGCGAACCGAGTTGGGGGAATGGGAAACTTTAGGGGAGGAGTGGgtaagaagaggatggcgCTTGTTTAG
- a CDS encoding alpha,alpha-trehalose-phosphate synthase (UDP-forming), which produces MTTMPNNDVPNSPTSTSFSGTFSPAATAANTAANARSRDAPSPTTSSGPKLETNKDQRLIVVSNRLPVTISKDDNGEYHFKMSSGGLVSALSGCKKTMSFTWIGWPGKDIPMQDRETVNRRLLEEYNCYPVYLSDELADSHYNGFSNSILWPLFHYHPGEMNFDAAHWLAYREANMRFADVVSSLVQAGDMVWVQDYHLMLLPMLLRSMITGESAQGEMVRQELGRVKEGVDDTVVKEVLKMDPGVAQAEDEGVEMLGDVEEEGGEMDVKSSPSKRPPYARGMSTFQKQEMVAKEKGKEGIRIGFFLHTPFPSSEIYRILPVRREILLGVLQCDLIGFHTYDYARHFLSSCTRILGLETQPNGIEFDGRYCQVGTYPIGIDPNQFVEGLQKESIVKRLRSLEARFEGVKVIIGVDRLDYIKGIPQKLQALETFLTQHPEWIGKVVLVQLAIPSRQDVEEYQDLRACVNELVGRINGRFGTVESVPIHYMHKSVPFEELTAMYALADACLVTSTRDGMNLVAYEYISSQAEKHGSMILSEFAGAAQSFNGSLLINPWDVQSTADAIYQALTLSPQQRKSNWQKLFNYVSKYTAEAWGVSFVNELNRLSGQRPSGPAGLAGRRKSGSLSRRSSKASIQRRKSSQSGGIVTGLGAAAGAAVNWAQSQVQGGSQA; this is translated from the exons ATGACGACAATGCCTAATAACGACGTTCCCAATTCCCCCACTTCCACCTCGTTTTCAGGCACTTTCTCCCCAGCCGCCACGGCTGCCAACACCGCTGCCAATGCTCGTTCCCGTGATGCCCCTTCTCCTACTACGTCTTCCGGGCCTAAACTCGAAACCAACAAAGACCAGAGGTTGATCGTTGTTTCCAACCGATTGCCGGTAACTATTAGTAAAGATGATAATGGAGAATATCACTTCAAG ATGTCTTCTGGTGGACTGGTTTCGGCTTTGAGTGGATGCAAGAAAACTATGAGCTTCACCTGGATCGGATGGCCCGGTAAAGAT ATCCCCATGCAAGACCGTGAAACCGTCAACCGCCGATTGCTCGAAGAATACAACTGTTACCCCGTTTACCTCTCTGACGAGCTTGCTGATAGTCACTACAACG GTTTCTCCAACTCGATCCTCTGGCCGTTGTTTCATTATCACCCCGGAGAGATGAACTTTGACGCTGCTCACTGGCTCGCTTACCGGGAAGCCAACATGCGTTTCGCCGATGTTGTCTCCTCCTTGGTCCAAGCTGGCGACATGGTCTGGGTGCAAGACTACCACCTTATGCTTCTCCCTATGTTGCTCCGCTCCATGATCACCGGCGAGTCTGCGCAGGGCGAGATGGTTCGACAGGAACTCGggagggtgaaggagggTGTGGATGATACGGTTGTGAAAGAAGTGCTCAAGATGGATCCTGGAGTCGCAcaggcggaggatgaaggtgtGGAGATGTTGGGTGATgtagaggaggaaggtggggagatggatgtaAAGTCTAGTCCATCCAAGAGGCCTCCTTACGCGAGGGGAATGAGTACTTTCCAGAAGCAAGAGATGGtggccaaggagaagggtaaggAAGGGATTAGGATTGGTTTCTTTTTGCATACTCCTTTCCCGTCAAGTGAGATTTATAGAATCTTGCCTGTTCGAAGGGAAATCTTGTTGGGTGTGCTTCAGTGTGACCTTATTGG ATTCCACACGTATGACTATGCTCGACACTTCCTCTCATCCTGTACCCGTATCCTCGGTCTCGAGACTCAGCCGAACGGTATTGAATTTGACGGCCGATACTGCCAAGTCGGCACCTATCCCATCGGTATCGACCCTAACCAGTTTGTCGAAGGTCTTCAAAAAGAATCCATTGTCAAGCGTCTTCGTTCGCTGGAAGCTAGATTTGAGGGTGTCAAGGTTATCATCGGTGTTGACCGTTTGGACTACATCAAGGGTATTCCTCAAAAACTCCAAGCACTCGAAACTTTCCTTACCCAACACCCCGAGTGGATCGGCAAAGTTGTGTTGGTCCAGCTGGCCATTCCATCCCGAcaagatgtggaggagtACCAAGATTTGCGAGCTTGCGTGAATGAACTTGTCGGTAGGATCAATGGTCGATTCGGGACGGTGGAAAGTGTGCCGATTCATTATATGCACAAGAGCGTGCCATTTGAAGAGTTGACGGCAATGTATGCCTTGGCGGATGCTTGTTTGGTGACTTCAACCAGGGATGGTATGAATTTG GTTGCGTACGAGTACATTTCTTCGCAGGCTGAGAAACATGGATCTATGATCCTCTCCGAGTTTGCTGGTGCAGCCCAAAGTTTCAACGGTAGTCTTCTTATCAACCCGT GGGACGTTCAATCTACGGCCGATGCGATCTATCAAGCTCTCACGTTATCTCCccagcagaggaagagtaaCTGGCAAAAACTGTTCAACTATGTCAGCAAGTACACCGCCGAGGCTTGGGGTGTCTCATTCGTCAATGAAC tTAACCGTCTTTCCGGACAACGCCCCTCTGGCCCCGCTGGTCTTGCTGGACGAAGAAAGTCTGGAAGTttgagcaggaggagcagtAAGGCCAGCATACAGAGGAGAAAGTCGTCACAGAGTGGTGGGATTGTGACTGGTCTGGGTGCTGCAGCAGGAGCGGCGGTTAATTGGGCTCAGTCCC